The Solanum lycopersicum chromosome 9, SLM_r2.1 genome window below encodes:
- the SPY gene encoding protein O-GlcNAc transferase isoform X1 codes for MAWTEKDVENGKESESLGNNGFLKGGQSSSGSKGSPGRISHVKKIFEDKDAITYANILRSRNKFVDALAIYESVLEKDSKSIESLIGKGICLQMQNTGRLAFESFSEAIKVDPQNACALTHCGILYKDEGRLVEAAESYEKALKADPSYTPAAECLAIVLTDIGTSLKLAGNTQEGIQKYYEAIKIDSHYAPAYYNLGVVYSEMMQYDMALNCYEKAALERPMYAEAYCNMGVIFKNRGDLESAIACYERCLAVSPNFEIAKNNMAIALTDLGTKVKLEGDINQGVAYYKKALCYNWHYADAMYNLGVAYGEMLKFDMAIVFYELAFHFNPHCAEACNNLGVIYKDRDNLDKAVECYQLALSIKPNFSQSLNNLGVVYTVQGKMDAAASMIEKAIIANPTYAEAYNNLGVLYRDAGNISLAIEAYEQCLKIDPDSRNAGQNRLLAMNYINEGTDDKLYEAHRDWGRRFMKLYPQYTSWDNSKVPERPLVIGYVSPDYFTHSVSYFIEAPLAHHDYTNYKVVVYSSVVKADAKTNRFRDKVMKKGGLWRDIYGIDEKKVSSMIREDKVDIMVELTGHTANNKLGTMACRPAPVQVTWIGYPNTTGLPTIDYRITDAMADPPNAKQKHVEELVRLPNSFLCYTPSPEAGPVCPAPALSNGFVTFGSFNNLAKITPKVLKVWARILSAVPHSRLIVKCKPFCCDSVRQRFLSILEQLGLEPQRVDLLPLILLNHDHMQAYSLMDISLDTFPYAGTTTTCESLYMGVPCVTMGGSVHAHNVGVSLLKTVGLENLVARNEDEYVESAIQLASDVTSLSNLRMSLRELMSKSPLCDGAKFTRNIESIYRSMWRRYCDGDVPSLRRMELLQQQQTQTESVVPEESSVNPSERTITSAPTDGSIKENGFTAVPALALKSSTSEENGVQSNHNGNHGNLS; via the exons ATGGCGTGGACGGAAAAAGATGTCGAGAATGGAAAGGAAAGTGAGTCACTTGGTAACAATGGTTTTCTGAAGGGAGGACAATCTTCTTCTGGTTCCAAAGGTTCTCCTGGTAGAATAAGTCATGTAAAGAAGATTTTTGAAGACAAGGATGCCATCACTTATGCAAATATTCTTCGCTCTAGGAACAAGTTTGTTGATGCACTTGCAATCTATGAGAGTGTGTTGGAGAAGGATAGCAAGAGTATTGAGTCTCTGATTGGCAAAGGTATTTGCCTGCAGATGCAAAATACGGGGAGGCTTGCTTTTGAAAGTTTTTCTGAAGCTATCAAAGTGGACCCACAAAATGCATGTGCCCTCACCCATTGCGGAATTTTGTACAAAGATGAGGGTCGCCTGGTCGAGGCTGCTGAG TCCTATGAGAAAGCACTTAAAGCTGACCCCTCATATACACCAGCAGCAGAATGCCTTGCGATTGTATTGACTGATATTGGAACCAGCCTGAAGCTTGCTGGCAACACTCAGGAGGGAATTCAAAAATACTATGAAGCTATCAAAATTGATTCACACTATGCG CCTGCTTACTATAACCTTGGCGTTGTATATTCAGAAATGATGCAATACGATATGGCTCTTAATTGCTATGAGAAGGCTGCACTGGAGCGGCCCATGTATGCTGAAGCTTATTGCAATATGGGTGTTATATTCAAAAATCGTGGGGATTTGGAGTCTGCAATTGCTTGTTATGAGAG GTGTTTAGCTGTGTCCCCAAATTTTGAGATCGCAAAGAACAACATGGCAATTGCTCTGACTGATTTAGGCACAAAG GTTAAGTTGGAAGGAGACATCAACCAAGGTGTGGCATATTACAAGAAAGCTCTTTGCTATAACTGGCACTATGCTGATGCTATGTATAATCTGGGTGTTGCCTATGGTGAAATGCTGAAATTTGACATG GCTATTGTGTTCTATGAACTTGCTTTCCACTTCAATCCTCATTGTGCTGAAGCATGCAACAATTTGGGAGTGATATACAAGGATAGGGACAACCTTGATAAAGCAGTTGAATGTTATCAG TTGGCTTTGTCAATCAAACCAAACTTCTCTCAGTCATTAAACAATCTCGGAGTAGTTTACACTGTTCAG GGTAAAATGGATGCTGCTGCTAGCATGATTGAGAAAGCTATCATTGCAAATCCAACATATGCTGAGGCATATAATAATTTAG GAGTTCTTTACAGGGATGCAGGCAATATATCCCTGGCCATTGAAGCATATGAGCAATGCCTCAAGATAGATCCTGATTCCCGAAATGCCGGCCAG AACCGGTTACTTGCCATGAACTACATTAATGAAGGAACTGATGACAAGTTATATGAGGCTCACAG AGACTGGGGTCGGcgttttatgaaattatatccACAGTACACTTCATGGGACAACTCAAAAGTTCCGGAAAGGCCTCTTGTGATCGGATATGTCTCACCTGATTATTTTACTCACTCTGTTTCATACTTCATCGAAGCACCACTTGCCCATCACGATTACACAAACTACAAGGTGGTGGTTTACTCATCTGTTGTAAAG GCAGATGCAAAAACAAACAGGTTTAGGGACAAAGTCATGAAAAAGGGTGGTCTCTGGAGGGATATCTACGGGATTGATGAGAAAAAGGTATCCAGCATGATCAGAGAAGATAAAGTTGATATCATGGTTGAACTTACAGGCCACACAGCAAATAATAAACTGGGAACCATGGCTTGCCGACCTGCGCCTGTACAG GTGACTTGGATTGGATACCCTAACACAACTGGTTTGCCCACTATTGATTATAGAATCACTGATGCTATGGCTGACCCACCTAATGCAAAACAGAA aCACGTGGAAGAGTTAGTCCGATTGCCAAATAGCTTTCTTTGTTATACACCCTCTCCTGAAGCTGGGCCAGTGTGTCCTGCACCTGCTTTATCTAATGGCTTCGTTACATTTGGTAGCTTCAACAATCTTGCCAAG ATAACACCGAAAGTTCTAAAAGTTTGGGCGAGAATTCTATCTGCAGTTCCACATTCTCGGTTAATTGTTAAGTGCAAGCCTTTCTGTTGCGATAGTGTGAGGCAGAGATTTCTTTCTATTCTAGAGCAGTTGGGATTGGAGCCACAGAGAGTTGATCTTTTGCCCTTGATCCTTCTAAATCATGATCATATGCAAGCATATTCCCTCATGGACATTAG CTTGGATACTTTTCCTTATGCTGGAACAACCACTACATGTGAATCACTATACATGGGAGTTCCTTGTGTCACTATGGGAGGTTCCGTACACGCGCACAATGTTGGTGTGAGTCTTCTTAAAACAGTCG GGTTAGAAAACCTTGTGGCGAGGAATGAAGATGAGTACGTTGAGTCAGCTATACAGCTGGCTTCAGATGTTACATCTCTATCGAACTTGAGAATGAGTCTGCGAGAACTGATGTCAAAATCACCACTTTGTGACGGGGCCAAGTTCACCCGAAACATCGAGTCAATATATAGGAGTATGTGGCGCAGGTACTGTGATGGCGATGTGCCATCTCTGAGGCGTATGGAATTATTACAGCAACAGCAGACACAAACTGAGTCGGTGGTTCCAGAAGAGTCTTCTGTGAATCCATCGGAAAGAACCATCACTTCTGCTCCTACAGACGGATCAATCAAAGAGAATGGATTTACTGCGGTACCAGCCTTGGCACTTAAATCTTCCACTAGTGAAGAAAATGGGGTGCAATCGAATCACAATGGTAATCATGGTAACCTGAGTTGA